Proteins co-encoded in one Paraburkholderia edwinii genomic window:
- a CDS encoding efflux RND transporter periplasmic adaptor subunit — translation MKNAKNRKRLSIAIGALFIAGTTAGIGLMLHERDVGPVTRAHAADAPAPAAEVDVASVLNQSVTDWQSYSGRLEAIDHIDVRPLVPGTIVAVHFKDGALVKKGDALFTIDPRPYQAEVDRAAAQLAAAKARAIYTTADAARAERLLTDNAIAKRDYDEKQNASREANAGVKAAQAALEAAQVNLGYTTITAPISGRVSRAELTLGNVVSVGANAPVLTTLVSVSPIYASFDVDEQTYLQYLGRDRNAKVPVSLGLADESGYSRDGTITSVDNRLDMTSGTIRVRASFDNADGALVPGLYARVKVGGGAAHPAILVDDAAIGTDQAKKYVLVVDASNTVRYREVELGALHDKLRVVTSGLNAGDRIVVNGIQRARPGDSVTPHAVSMTGAAKSTASLPASLPASLPASPPASPSASSSDSPSSSKSAS, via the coding sequence ATGAAGAATGCGAAAAACCGGAAGCGGCTATCGATTGCAATCGGTGCGCTGTTTATCGCCGGCACGACCGCAGGCATCGGTCTGATGCTGCACGAACGCGACGTCGGCCCCGTGACCCGCGCGCATGCGGCCGACGCGCCGGCGCCCGCCGCCGAAGTGGATGTCGCCAGCGTGCTCAATCAATCGGTGACCGACTGGCAAAGTTATTCGGGCCGCCTCGAAGCGATCGACCATATCGACGTGCGTCCGCTTGTGCCCGGCACGATCGTCGCCGTGCATTTCAAGGACGGCGCGCTCGTGAAGAAAGGCGATGCGCTCTTCACGATCGACCCGCGCCCGTATCAGGCGGAAGTCGACCGTGCGGCCGCGCAGCTCGCCGCCGCAAAAGCGCGCGCGATCTACACCACGGCCGACGCCGCCCGCGCCGAACGCCTGCTTACCGACAACGCGATCGCCAAACGCGACTACGACGAAAAGCAGAACGCATCGCGCGAAGCCAACGCCGGTGTCAAGGCCGCGCAGGCCGCGCTCGAAGCCGCACAGGTAAACCTCGGCTACACGACGATCACCGCGCCGATTTCAGGCCGCGTATCGCGCGCGGAACTGACGCTCGGCAATGTGGTGTCGGTCGGCGCGAACGCGCCGGTGCTCACCACGCTCGTTTCCGTGTCGCCGATCTATGCATCGTTCGACGTCGACGAGCAAACGTATCTGCAATACCTCGGTCGCGACCGCAACGCAAAGGTGCCCGTCTCGCTCGGACTGGCCGATGAAAGCGGCTACTCGCGCGACGGCACGATTACGTCGGTCGACAACCGGCTCGATATGACGTCCGGCACGATTCGCGTGCGTGCGAGCTTCGACAACGCGGACGGCGCGCTCGTGCCCGGTCTCTATGCACGCGTGAAGGTGGGCGGCGGCGCCGCGCATCCGGCGATTCTCGTCGACGACGCGGCGATCGGCACGGACCAGGCGAAGAAATACGTGCTCGTCGTCGATGCGTCGAACACGGTGCGATACCGCGAAGTCGAGCTCGGCGCGCTGCACGACAAGCTGCGCGTCGTCACCTCGGGTCTCAACGCGGGCGACCGGATCGTCGTGAACGGCATTCAGCGCGCCCGTCCCGGCGACAGCGTCACCCCGCACGCGGTCTCGATGACAGGCGCGGCGAAGTCCACCGCTTCATTGCCCGCTTCATTGCCCGCTTCATTGCCCGCTTCACCGCCTGCTTCACCGTCCGCTTCATCGTCCGATTCACCGTCCTCCTCAAAGTCCGCTTCATGA